AGTGGCGAATCTGACGGACGTTTCGCCTGAAGATTGTGGCCGTTTGCTTTACATCGCTCCTCATCAGCAGAACCACTGCGCTCACTCCGGCCACCGTCAATATCAAGTTCGTCAaagccattctctctctctctctctctctctctctcagtaatTACTACTACTCCTATCACTTTTTCTTCAAGTTCAAGATAATTGAAAAAACCTAGTACTACTGTATat
This DNA window, taken from Rhododendron vialii isolate Sample 1 chromosome 8a, ASM3025357v1, encodes the following:
- the LOC131298134 gene encoding uncharacterized protein LOC131298134 isoform X2, which codes for MALTNLILTVAGVSAVVLLMRSDVKQTATIFRRNVRQIRHWLEQESTAAAKEMEKAKPKELPEKDTPKGDKQ
- the LOC131298134 gene encoding uncharacterized protein LOC131298134 isoform X1: MALTNLILTVAGVSAVVLLMRSDVKQTATIFRRNVRQIRHWLEQESTAAAKFRMEVIEVNWMEAVVWPVKFLVRGKERKL